The window GCCGTGGACTCTGGTGGATCCCTCCGGTATGGGTCCTGATACCCTAATTCAGGGCGTTTCAGGGCATTCGTCCGGTACGTCGCGCGTGCTGGCGTGAGTTCTTCCTTTCTTGGTTAAAAACGCGCCTTTGGGAAACAATTGCCACTCGATATAGCTTGGCTACCCGGATGTATCACCGCCGCAGCACCGGGGTGGGGCGGAAATCGAGGGGCGGTTCGTCGTCTGTTCTAGCGGTTTTTCCCGCGGATTTATAAGTAATGAGGAAGATGGGGAAGACGAGATGCCAGATAAAGACTCCCTTTCACGGAGAACGTTCCTGAAGGCAACGGGTGGTACCGCCGGTGCCGTCGCGATTGCTGGCTGTGGTGACAGCGGCAACGGAAACGGTAACGGCAACGGTGACGGTGACACGCCGACGCCGACGCCCGAAGACGAGCCCGTCTATACGACGGAAGCCCCGAAGGCTCAGGAAGCCTGGGAGACCGTCGAGAACAACCCCGGTCCCGAAGCCGAGGACATCCGTACCGAGGCGTTCATCGAGATCGAGGAAGCGGTACGCGACGACATGGTCCTCCTCCCGCTGTACCACGAACTCACCGAGTGGTTCTGGTACGACTGGGTCGACATGCCGAAGTTCGGTTCGCTCGGCATCCACCGCCTCCAGCACAACACTACCTCCGTCGACACCTCCTCCGACCAGAAATCCGAGAACGTCCTGGTGATGATCAACGGGACGATGTCGACGATCGACCCCATCCGCTCGGACGACACGGCCTCCGGCCGGGTCATCCAGCAGATGTACGAGAACCTCGTCAACTACATCAACGGGAACCCGGAGATCGAAAACCAGCTGGCCGAGTCCATCGAGGTCTCCGACGACGGCCTGACCTACACCTTCAACCTCAAGCAGGGTGTCACGTACCACGAGGGCGGCGAACTGACTGCCGCCGACGTCAAGTACTCGATCCGCCGCCTCGCCGAATCGTCGAACAGCGTTCGGGCGAACTTCGTTCTCGACAGCGGGTTCCTCGGCGTCGAACACGAGACCGACGACGAGGGCAACGTCGTCCCCGACTCGCTGGCCGTCGAGGCCGTCGACGACTACACCCTCGAAATGACGCTGACGACCCCGCAGCCGGCCGCACTCGACATTCTCGCCTACGACGCCTTCGGCGTGATGCCGGAAGGCACCGTCGGCGATATTGAGGGCTACGACGGCGAGGTCACCGCCGAGGAAATCAACAACTCGTACGCGAACGGTACCGGTCCGTTCCAGTTCGAGGAGTGGTCCGTCGGCGAGCAGGCCGAGGTTACCGCCTTCGGCGACTACCACGGTGATGGTCCGGCACTCGACGGTGTTCGCTGGAGCATCATCGAGGACGACAACGCCCACCAGACGGCGTACGTCGAGCGGAACCTCGACCTGTTCACGATTCCGACCTCGTTCTACAACCCCGACAACGTCGACGCCGAGGAGGACGACCAGGGCCGCGACGTCGGTACCTACGGTCCCCTCGAGAACGGCGACACCGTCAACTATCTCGGTGTCCCCACCCTCTCGGTGTTCTACGTCGCGTTTAACGTTCCGCAGGTGCCGAAGAAGGTCCGCCAGTCCGTCGCGTACGTCACTCACCACCAGGAACTCATCGACCAGGTCTTCAAGGGTCGTGGCGCGCCCGCGTTCAGCTTCACGCCGCCGGGCATGTGGCCCACGGGCCCCGACGGCTACAACCAGTGGGTCGACAACTGGCCCTACTCGCGCAACGAGACGGACCGAGAGTCCGCAACGCAGGCGCTCAACGAGGCCGGCTTCACGGCCGACGACCCCTTCGAGATGACGCTGACGACCTACGACTCGGAGGTTTTCCAGGAGTTCGGCCGCCTCACCCGTGACAAGCTCGACGGGACCGGTATCAGCCTCGAACTCGAGACGGCGCCGTTCAACACGCTCATCAGCCGCGGTGAGGAGGGCGACCTCGAGTTCTACTCGCTGGGCTGGATCTGGAGCTGGGTCGACCCCGCCTACGGCCTGTTCGGGTTCGAACCCGAGAACACCGACACGAGTATCATGCCCACCGAGACGGACGGGTACTACCTCGACTGGCACGTCGGTCTCGAGGACTACGAGAGCGGCGACGGCAGCTAAATAGCGCGTTCCCCGCCTAATTTTTCGGCGGATGCATGGTTAGCCAGACGCCCGCTATACCCGGTGAGCCGCCGCGAAACCACGATGCCTAAGAACCTCCGATGTATATCCACCGAATAGCTCAAAATATGTCGACTGAACGGAGTACTGATACGATATGAGCCGCTGGAGATACTTCTTCAAGCGGCTATTACTCTCGGTGCCCGTCCTGTTCCTCGTGATGACGGTCATTTTCGTCGTCCTCCGGATGGGGCCGCTTGACCCCGTCGCGGCGATGCTTGGTCCAGGGGGGTTATCCGGGGCGAACGCCGAGGCGATACGCGAGAACCTCGGGCTGAACCAGCCACTCTGGCAGCAATATATCGACTTCATCACTGACCTGATTACGTTCAACCTCGGGCAGTCGTGGGTCCTCCACCCCAACCGCACCGTGTTCGAACTGCTCCGTGCGTTCGGACCGCGAACCCTGTGGCTCGGGTTCTGGTCGATTCTCCTGCCGCTGTTTATCGGCATCCCGCTCGGTTTCTACGCGGGGATGAACCCGAACAGTTGGGGCGACTACATCGCCTCCTTCGGCGGTATCATCTGGCTGGCGATGCCGAACTTCTGGCTCGGCATCATGCTGTTGACCGTGCTTCGGCGGACCGACGGCGGCGACGGTCCGCTCGGCTTCGACTGGTATCAGTTCGGGCCGAACACCGACAGCCTCATCGGCGCACCGTCGCTCGACTTCGTCGACGTCAGCAGTTGGGCCGACCTCGGCGTCGTCTCGCTTCCGACCGGCCTCTCCTTCGAGTGGATGACGCTGGCGGTCGCCATCAAGGTCATCCTGCCGGCCGCCATCGTTCTGGGGTCGGCGTCGATGGCCTCGGAACTCCGAATCGGTCGGACGGCCGTTCTGGAAACCATTAATTCGAACTACGTCGAGACGGCCAAGGCCAAGGGCCTCTCGAGTCGCGTCATCGTCTGGAAGCACGTCTTCCGGAACGCGCTGATTCCGCTACTTCCGATTATCACGAACGAGGCGTTCCTGCTCATCGGCGGGTCGGTCATCGTCGAACAGGTCTTCAACATCAACGGCATCGGGAAACTGTTCTTCCAGTCGGCCGTTCAGGGTGACCTGCCGCTTGCCGGAGCGCTCATCTACATCTTCAC of the Natronomonas halophila genome contains:
- a CDS encoding ABC transporter permease → MSRWRYFFKRLLLSVPVLFLVMTVIFVVLRMGPLDPVAAMLGPGGLSGANAEAIRENLGLNQPLWQQYIDFITDLITFNLGQSWVLHPNRTVFELLRAFGPRTLWLGFWSILLPLFIGIPLGFYAGMNPNSWGDYIASFGGIIWLAMPNFWLGIMLLTVLRRTDGGDGPLGFDWYQFGPNTDSLIGAPSLDFVDVSSWADLGVVSLPTGLSFEWMTLAVAIKVILPAAIVLGSASMASELRIGRTAVLETINSNYVETAKAKGLSSRVIVWKHVFRNALIPLLPIITNEAFLLIGGSVIVEQVFNINGIGKLFFQSAVQGDLPLAGALIYIFTLIIIFLNIVQDLLYTVLDPRVGYDQ
- a CDS encoding ABC transporter substrate-binding protein: MPDKDSLSRRTFLKATGGTAGAVAIAGCGDSGNGNGNGNGDGDTPTPTPEDEPVYTTEAPKAQEAWETVENNPGPEAEDIRTEAFIEIEEAVRDDMVLLPLYHELTEWFWYDWVDMPKFGSLGIHRLQHNTTSVDTSSDQKSENVLVMINGTMSTIDPIRSDDTASGRVIQQMYENLVNYINGNPEIENQLAESIEVSDDGLTYTFNLKQGVTYHEGGELTAADVKYSIRRLAESSNSVRANFVLDSGFLGVEHETDDEGNVVPDSLAVEAVDDYTLEMTLTTPQPAALDILAYDAFGVMPEGTVGDIEGYDGEVTAEEINNSYANGTGPFQFEEWSVGEQAEVTAFGDYHGDGPALDGVRWSIIEDDNAHQTAYVERNLDLFTIPTSFYNPDNVDAEEDDQGRDVGTYGPLENGDTVNYLGVPTLSVFYVAFNVPQVPKKVRQSVAYVTHHQELIDQVFKGRGAPAFSFTPPGMWPTGPDGYNQWVDNWPYSRNETDRESATQALNEAGFTADDPFEMTLTTYDSEVFQEFGRLTRDKLDGTGISLELETAPFNTLISRGEEGDLEFYSLGWIWSWVDPAYGLFGFEPENTDTSIMPTETDGYYLDWHVGLEDYESGDGS